A stretch of Coxiella endosymbiont of Amblyomma sculptum DNA encodes these proteins:
- the recF gene encoding DNA replication/repair protein RecF (All proteins in this family for which functions are known are DNA-binding proteins that assist the filamentation of RecA onto DNA for the initiation of recombination or recombinational repair.): MPKILSLQINQFRNLKEVVISPTSGFNLFFGLNGSGKTSVLESIHFLGVGRSFRTHCNQRLIQHTANRFSVFATLKEKEQHISLGIEQYRLGKRRLKINGEEISDRSLLAKRLPLCPINAMSHRFFLDGPKIRRQFLDCLSFHMEPNFFPTWKRIRRLLRQRNAALKLQLPFDEITQWDQMFSEDAECIHKLRKNIVAEFNAIFSQILQYFLPNVIILLCYYPGWIAKQSLLKQLQFSLRRDLQCGYTQIGPQRADFRLSIQKLPAQDVLSQGQQKLVTYALYISKGLLFKKKNQAAPIYLIDDLTAELDIEKRYRVVDLLIQLKSQVFITNTNFQEIEIPDSSIVFHVQNGIVHPFSLSRKSNS; the protein is encoded by the coding sequence ATGCCAAAGATTTTATCGTTGCAGATCAATCAATTTAGAAATTTAAAGGAAGTGGTTATTTCACCCACCTCCGGATTTAATCTTTTCTTTGGTCTTAATGGATCTGGAAAAACCAGCGTATTAGAGTCGATCCATTTTTTAGGGGTTGGGCGGTCCTTTCGCACACATTGTAATCAACGACTCATTCAACATACAGCCAATCGTTTTTCTGTATTTGCTACCCTTAAAGAAAAGGAACAACATATTTCTTTGGGAATTGAACAGTACCGATTAGGAAAGCGTCGCTTAAAAATTAACGGCGAAGAAATTTCTGATCGGTCTTTATTGGCAAAACGACTACCTCTTTGTCCAATAAACGCGATGAGTCACCGTTTTTTTCTGGATGGTCCTAAGATTCGTCGTCAATTTTTAGACTGCCTATCCTTCCATATGGAACCTAATTTTTTCCCTACCTGGAAGCGCATTCGGCGATTGTTAAGACAACGCAATGCAGCTCTTAAGTTACAATTGCCCTTTGACGAAATTACTCAGTGGGATCAAATGTTTTCTGAAGATGCTGAGTGTATTCACAAATTGCGAAAAAATATTGTTGCTGAGTTCAACGCTATCTTTTCTCAGATATTGCAATACTTTTTACCCAACGTAATTATTCTTCTCTGTTATTATCCGGGTTGGATTGCTAAACAATCTTTATTAAAACAACTTCAATTTAGTCTTAGGAGAGATTTACAATGTGGTTATACTCAAATTGGTCCGCAGCGCGCCGATTTTCGTCTTTCAATTCAAAAACTTCCGGCTCAAGATGTTTTATCTCAAGGACAACAGAAACTTGTTACTTACGCACTTTACATTTCAAAAGGACTATTGTTCAAGAAAAAGAATCAAGCTGCTCCGATTTATTTAATTGATGATTTAACAGCTGAACTGGATATCGAAAAAAGATACCGAGTTGTTGATTTATTAATACAATTGAAGTCTCAAGTGTTTATTACAAATACAAACTTTCAAGAAATTGAAATTCCAGATAGTAGCATAGTATTTCATGTACAAAATGGAATTGTTCATCCCTTTTCTCTATCACGAAAATCGAATAGCTGA
- the gyrB gene encoding DNA topoisomerase (ATP-hydrolyzing) subunit B, whose translation MKYDEHKNFREYNSSTIKILRGLDAVRKRPGMYIGDTSDGSGLHHMVFEVVDNSVDEVLAGFCTSILVIIHNDKSITIRDNGRGIPTDIHTEEGLSAAEVIMTTLHSGGKFDKDVYEISGGLHGVGVSVVNALSEKLHMTIRRNGNIYYQSYKMGKPQSPLKAIGKSTECGTEIRFKPSTTVFSNTEFQYDILEKKLREISFLNLGVRIELFDERIGKRDVFEYKGGLKSFVQYLNCINKFTPIHPDIFYFLSEKKNISIEIAMQWNDGFQESVLCFTNNILQNDGGTHLSGFRSALTRILNNYIENKGIIKKNQCSIIGDDIREGLTAILSVKVPDPKFSSQTKDKLVSSEVKNAVESAMSEKFRDYLLENPRQARAISLKIVEAARARTAVRKVRDIIRRKNVLDLGGLPGKLADCQEKDPALCELFLVEGDSAGGSAKQARDRRYQAILPLKGKILNVEKSRFDKILSSAEVGTLITALGCGIGREDFDPKKLRYHRIIMMTDADIDGAHIRTLLLTFFYRQMPNLIEQNHIYIAQPPLYRVKKNRKEQYVKDSLTLNTLLLQLALEGAKLYADPHAPAVKDLVLTRLASCYWIATRSIKRLSKHYPSVILKYLLEITPLTAVQLNDKSRVDSWIKELKSKLLEHKKKKPDFCYHFSLREEKKRELYYCPLIVVTDRGITKEYVFDQDFFECGDYHRIVKLYNSTSKLIQIGAYVKHNNKQRKITSFREALDWLIEEGKKELTIQRYKGLGEMNPEQLWETTMDPATRRLLSINIENSVEADKIFTVLMGDQVEPRRIFIEQHALTVENLDI comes from the coding sequence ATGAAATACGACGAACACAAAAATTTTCGAGAATACAATTCTTCGACGATCAAAATTCTTAGAGGTTTAGATGCAGTCCGTAAACGTCCAGGTATGTATATCGGAGATACTAGTGATGGATCTGGACTGCATCATATGGTGTTCGAAGTTGTCGATAATTCTGTTGATGAAGTTCTTGCTGGTTTTTGTACTAGTATTTTGGTGATTATTCACAACGATAAATCCATCACTATTCGCGACAATGGACGTGGAATTCCTACAGACATACATACAGAAGAAGGTCTTTCAGCCGCAGAAGTCATTATGACAACTCTTCACTCAGGCGGAAAGTTCGATAAAGATGTCTATGAAATATCTGGAGGATTGCATGGTGTTGGTGTTTCGGTTGTCAATGCTTTGTCGGAAAAATTGCATATGACCATTCGAAGAAACGGAAACATTTACTATCAATCTTACAAAATGGGAAAACCTCAATCTCCGTTAAAAGCAATAGGAAAGAGTACCGAATGCGGAACAGAAATTCGTTTTAAGCCCAGTACTACCGTTTTCAGTAATACTGAGTTTCAGTATGACATATTGGAAAAAAAACTTCGAGAAATTTCTTTCCTAAATTTAGGAGTACGTATAGAACTCTTCGATGAGCGCATCGGGAAAAGAGACGTTTTCGAATACAAAGGAGGACTTAAATCTTTTGTTCAGTATCTTAATTGTATCAATAAATTTACCCCTATTCATCCGGATATTTTTTATTTCCTCTCTGAGAAAAAAAATATTTCCATAGAAATTGCGATGCAATGGAACGATGGATTTCAAGAATCTGTGCTGTGCTTTACCAACAATATTCTTCAGAATGATGGTGGAACGCATTTATCCGGATTTAGATCCGCTTTAACTAGAATACTCAACAATTACATTGAAAATAAAGGGATAATTAAAAAGAATCAGTGCTCTATAATTGGCGATGACATTCGCGAAGGCTTAACGGCTATACTTTCTGTAAAAGTACCTGATCCAAAATTTTCGTCACAGACAAAAGATAAATTAGTGTCTTCCGAAGTTAAAAATGCAGTTGAAAGTGCAATGTCTGAGAAGTTTCGCGACTACCTTCTGGAAAATCCAAGGCAAGCCCGTGCTATTTCTCTAAAAATTGTGGAAGCGGCCCGAGCAAGGACAGCGGTACGTAAAGTACGCGATATAATACGAAGAAAGAATGTATTGGATTTAGGTGGTCTGCCTGGAAAATTAGCTGATTGTCAAGAAAAAGATCCTGCTCTGTGTGAATTGTTTTTAGTTGAAGGGGATTCGGCCGGCGGTTCGGCCAAACAAGCTCGTGATCGTCGCTATCAAGCTATTTTACCTTTAAAAGGTAAGATTTTAAACGTAGAAAAATCTCGATTTGATAAAATTTTATCCTCTGCTGAGGTCGGTACTCTAATTACTGCACTCGGTTGTGGAATTGGGCGAGAGGATTTTGATCCAAAAAAACTGCGTTATCATCGCATTATTATGATGACCGATGCAGATATTGATGGTGCACATATCCGTACTCTTTTGCTCACATTTTTTTATCGGCAGATGCCAAATTTGATTGAACAAAATCATATTTATATTGCACAACCACCCCTATATAGGGTAAAGAAAAATAGAAAAGAACAATATGTTAAAGATAGCCTAACGCTCAACACTTTATTGCTTCAATTGGCCTTAGAGGGCGCTAAACTTTATGCAGATCCCCACGCTCCTGCTGTAAAAGATCTTGTACTGACTCGTTTAGCTTCTTGTTATTGGATCGCTACGAGAAGTATCAAGCGTTTGAGCAAACACTATCCTTCTGTGATCTTGAAATATTTACTAGAAATTACCCCACTAACTGCAGTACAGCTTAACGATAAATCCCGAGTAGACTCCTGGATAAAAGAGTTAAAAAGCAAACTTTTGGAGCACAAAAAAAAGAAACCGGACTTCTGCTATCATTTTTCGTTGAGGGAAGAAAAAAAGAGAGAATTGTATTATTGTCCTCTGATTGTCGTTACCGATCGTGGTATCACGAAAGAATATGTTTTTGATCAAGATTTTTTTGAATGTGGCGATTATCACCGCATTGTAAAGTTATACAACTCAACGTCCAAATTAATTCAGATTGGAGCTTATGTAAAACATAACAACAAACAAAGAAAGATAACCTCTTTCAGAGAGGCATTAGATTGGCTTATTGAAGAAGGGAAAAAAGAATTGACCATTCAACGTTACAAAGGTCTTGGAGAAATGAATCCCGAACAATTGTGGGAAACGACGATGGATCCTGCTACTCGTCGTCTCTTATCCATTAATATTGAAAATTCTGTGGAAGCGGACAAGATTTTTACTGTTTTAATGGGTGACCAGGTCGAACCTCGCCGTATTTTTATTGAACAGCACGCACTGACTGTAGAAAATTTAGATATCTAA
- the rsmD gene encoding 16S rRNA (guanine(966)-N(2))-methyltransferase RsmD, with protein sequence MIRHPKKRKLRIVGGKWRGRKISFPDLPTLRPTSNRIRETLFNWLHPYLKHSYCLDLFAGSGALGFESLSRGCTYSIFIDCSKSVIANLKKNASVLNATNVKFFQKTFPYNIFQGIKNTPFNIVFLDPPFYQDLINQAFFWLEKMDILAPESYIYVESEKDALLKPPKNWESYREKKTTKLFYGLFFRS encoded by the coding sequence ATGATTAGGCATCCGAAGAAAAGGAAATTAAGGATTGTTGGTGGAAAATGGCGAGGAAGAAAAATTTCTTTTCCTGATCTTCCAACGTTACGACCTACTTCCAATCGTATTCGAGAAACTTTATTCAATTGGCTACATCCTTATCTCAAACATTCTTATTGTTTGGATTTGTTTGCAGGTAGTGGAGCATTAGGATTTGAATCCTTATCCCGAGGCTGTACTTACAGCATTTTTATTGATTGTTCAAAATCTGTCATTGCAAATCTGAAGAAAAACGCTTCGGTTTTAAACGCTACAAATGTCAAGTTCTTCCAAAAAACATTTCCATACAATATCTTCCAAGGAATAAAAAATACTCCGTTTAATATTGTTTTCCTTGACCCCCCTTTTTATCAAGATCTTATCAATCAAGCTTTTTTCTGGTTAGAGAAGATGGATATTCTGGCTCCTGAATCTTATATTTATGTCGAATCTGAAAAAGACGCATTATTAAAACCTCCCAAAAATTGGGAAAGTTATCGAGAAAAAAAGACGACTAAATTGTTCTACGGATTGTTCTTTCGTTCCTGA
- the rpoH gene encoding RNA polymerase sigma factor RpoH, with product MNRLLTQVEEQSLAVGNLGSYVSWINRIPMLSVTEEYNLSTQFRQDRNLEAAKRLVLSHLRFVVRIARGYTGYGLSQADLIQEGNIGLMKAVRRFDPKIGVRLVSFAVHWIRAEIHEFILKNWRIVKIATTKAQRKLFFNLRKHTKKQGWFNDQEVSLLAEELNVNTKDVRQMEERLNSHDEAFDGASDSIDDENCGGHGCSAPAYYLEDKRYNPALQLERSDWSEDQEQRLRKALQILDKRSQDILHQRWLNEKRLTLNALAEKYSVSAERIRQLEKNAMQKIREAMTV from the coding sequence ATGAATCGATTACTAACACAAGTAGAAGAACAATCATTAGCAGTCGGGAATCTGGGTAGCTACGTTAGTTGGATCAATCGAATTCCTATGTTAAGTGTTACGGAAGAATACAATCTGTCTACCCAGTTTCGACAAGATCGTAATTTAGAAGCGGCCAAAAGACTTGTCCTGTCTCATCTGAGATTTGTTGTTCGAATCGCTCGAGGGTATACAGGTTATGGTTTGTCTCAAGCGGATTTGATCCAAGAAGGAAACATTGGATTAATGAAAGCAGTTAGACGATTTGATCCTAAGATAGGTGTTCGTTTAGTATCTTTCGCTGTTCATTGGATTCGTGCCGAAATCCATGAATTTATTCTTAAAAATTGGCGCATTGTTAAAATCGCTACTACTAAAGCACAAAGAAAGCTCTTTTTTAATCTGCGAAAACATACAAAAAAACAAGGATGGTTTAACGATCAAGAAGTATCGCTTCTGGCCGAAGAACTTAATGTAAACACCAAAGACGTACGACAAATGGAAGAAAGATTGAACAGTCATGATGAAGCTTTTGACGGAGCTAGCGATAGTATTGATGACGAGAATTGTGGTGGGCATGGATGCAGCGCACCGGCCTATTATCTAGAGGACAAACGTTATAATCCTGCTCTACAATTAGAACGCAGTGATTGGTCAGAAGACCAAGAACAACGGCTTCGTAAAGCATTGCAAATATTGGACAAGCGCAGTCAGGACATTTTACATCAGCGTTGGTTAAACGAAAAAAGACTAACGCTAAACGCATTAGCAGAAAAATATAGCGTTTCAGCCGAGCGCATTCGTCAACTTGAAAAAAATGCTATGCAGAAAATTCGTGAAGCTATGACTGTTTAG